The Fundulus heteroclitus isolate FHET01 chromosome 13, MU-UCD_Fhet_4.1, whole genome shotgun sequence genome contains a region encoding:
- the LOC105933913 gene encoding uncharacterized protein LOC105933913, with protein sequence MIQPKFSQEVLTKSEDPVQEEIMLTTHDKNGGLYLTGHSIKQATNNSHNWTTPGLHMSGTHGQESVGQLATSSPTQEGMAQLGSLALKPPRHDSERLAEDQPPRRPLKLTPLELPEEVREAQRKKLNLIYQDAKRAACKLDIRLNSNAMCKPKPIVRQKLVKAVMSPSASTVPVKTAPRQKSPRPQLARSDPVEKQLQDVACRAIQASVRDKAAPPLLPAAIKAEAACDGEASRKNPTALRPVAERRRLRMRREKCLEEDQCQSNTSPGRLSTDGGRFTQGVRGKGQQTEWCL encoded by the exons ATGATTCAGCCAAAATTCAGCCAAGAGGTGCTCACCAAATCT GAGGATCCTGTGCAAGAAGAGATAATGTTGACCACCCATGATAAAAACGGTGGGTTGTATCTGACCGGTCATAGCATCAAACAGGCAACTAACAACAGCCACAATTGGACTACACCTGGCCTCCATATGTCAGGCACAcatggacaggagtcagtgggtcaGCTTGCGACGTCCTCACCGACCCAGGAGGGCATGGCACAGCTGGGCTCGCTGGCGCTCAAGCCCCCCAGGCATGACTCAGAGAGGCTTGCCGAGGACCAGCCACCGAGACGGCCCCTGAAGCTCACCCCGCTGGAGCTGCCAGAGGAGGTGAGGGAGGCTCAGAGGAAGAAACTTAACTTGATCTATCAAGATGCCAAACGTGCTGCTTGTAAGCTCGATATCAGGTTGAACAGTAACGCCATGTGTAAGCCAAAGCCGATTGTGAGGCAGAAGCTGGTGAAAGCGGTCATGAGTCCCTCCGCTTCAACTGTGCCGGTCAAAACGGCACCGCGGCAGAAATCCCCAAGACCCCAGCTGGCGCGCTCTGACCCCGTAGAGAAGCAGCTGCAGGACGTCGCGTGTCGAGCGATCCAGGCCTCCGTGCGTGACAAAGCTGCCCCTCCTCTACTGCCTGCCGCGATTAAAGCCGAGGCCGCGTGCGACGGAGAGGCGTCACGCAAGAACCCGACCGCCCTCCGGCCCGTGGCAGAACGAAGACGGCTGAGGATGAGGAGAGAGAAATGCCTCGAAGAGGATCAGTGCCAATCCAACACGTCACCTGGGAGATTATCCACAGATGGAGGAAGGTTTACCCAAGGTGTCCGAGGCAAAGGCCAGCAGACAGAGTGGTGCTTGTAG